One genomic segment of Corynebacterium durum includes these proteins:
- a CDS encoding pentapeptide repeat-containing protein translates to MGRFIEKGKTALVATASGGVGFTLAGFLLRDWNFSWDWSVAAQPLATLGAGTAAIIAAAIALHNGEKTRVQDKERTLRERFTSIVKLLATDDLTKRESGAYALAALAGDWAAFHKDDPESALREQQVCLNILTGQLRDPISKDSPSELYTFKERMQDIIFTRFEEEDGKSPGQWSDLNLNLENCHFYNISSKGIFKNRASFANSYFHGRTSFTGAHFYNNTLFKSAHFCKHADFNRAHFNIRTPLDPNDHYRTYVDFSGTNFHDSVSFIKTIFHSGATFDGAHFNSNTPPRTATVFITDATFDLAHFYGIASFFQAYFHMDAQFHNVDFHESAWFEKVYFEKFAHFKDSNFSKKTSFKHAHFNGGTNFDNVYFVDAADFSSTKFKFPESSENNKIIRLLNTNLDNAKFGVEFPTK, encoded by the coding sequence GTGGGAAGGTTTATAGAAAAAGGAAAAACTGCACTAGTAGCAACAGCCTCTGGCGGGGTGGGATTTACACTTGCGGGATTCTTACTTCGAGACTGGAACTTTTCGTGGGACTGGTCTGTGGCAGCTCAACCTTTAGCAACTCTAGGCGCAGGTACTGCAGCTATCATCGCTGCTGCAATTGCTCTTCACAATGGAGAGAAAACAAGAGTGCAAGATAAAGAGCGTACCCTTCGCGAACGATTCACATCAATTGTCAAGCTTTTAGCAACTGACGATCTCACCAAGCGCGAATCTGGAGCATACGCGCTTGCAGCACTTGCTGGCGATTGGGCAGCCTTCCATAAAGATGATCCAGAATCAGCACTAAGAGAACAGCAAGTTTGCCTAAATATCCTGACTGGACAGCTCCGTGACCCAATATCAAAAGACTCACCATCCGAGCTGTACACATTCAAAGAAAGAATGCAAGATATAATATTCACACGTTTTGAAGAGGAGGATGGAAAAAGTCCTGGCCAATGGTCAGATTTAAACCTAAATTTAGAAAACTGTCATTTTTATAATATTTCCTCAAAGGGAATTTTTAAGAATAGAGCTTCCTTCGCAAACTCATACTTTCACGGAAGGACATCTTTCACCGGCGCCCATTTTTATAACAATACCCTTTTTAAAAGTGCGCACTTTTGCAAACATGCAGATTTCAACAGGGCACATTTCAATATTAGAACGCCCCTCGATCCTAATGATCACTATAGAACATACGTAGATTTTAGTGGAACAAATTTTCACGACAGCGTCTCTTTTATAAAAACAATATTCCATAGCGGAGCAACCTTTGATGGAGCACACTTTAATAGCAACACACCTCCGCGAACAGCTACAGTCTTCATTACAGACGCAACGTTTGATCTAGCACACTTTTACGGCATCGCCTCTTTTTTCCAAGCATACTTCCACATGGATGCTCAATTTCATAATGTGGATTTTCACGAATCTGCATGGTTTGAAAAAGTCTACTTTGAAAAGTTTGCGCATTTTAAAGATTCCAACTTTAGCAAAAAAACATCTTTTAAACATGCACACTTTAATGGAGGTACAAACTTTGATAATGTTTATTTTGTCGATGCCGCAGACTTCTCAAGCACCAAGTTTAAATTTCCTGAATCTAGCGAAAATAACAAAATAATTAGGCTACTCAACACCAATCTAGACAACGCGAAATTTGGCGTAGAATTCCCCACAAAATAA
- the purU gene encoding formyltetrahydrofolate deformylase yields the protein MTIPAAHTTTDERQYVLTLSCPDTTGIVAKLSSFIADIGGWITEAGFFTDPESGWFFTRQAVRAASISMGFDELSQRFAEVASEMGPDVRWRLWDTAKPKKAVILVSKEGHCLHDLLGRVAQNDYPMDVAAVIGNHEDLRPISQAHGVPFHYVPFPKDAVGKRKAFDQVADLVNAESPDAIVLARFMQILPPDLCEMWAGKAINIHHSFLPSFMGARPYHQAYRRGVKLIGATCHYATEDLDDGPIIEQDVIRISHKDTPSDMQRLGRDAEKIVLARGLRFHLEDRVQVYGNRTVIFD from the coding sequence ATGACCATTCCAGCTGCGCATACCACCACCGACGAACGCCAGTATGTCCTTACCTTGAGCTGCCCCGACACAACGGGAATTGTGGCTAAATTGTCGTCTTTCATTGCCGATATTGGCGGCTGGATCACAGAGGCAGGTTTTTTCACCGACCCGGAGAGCGGCTGGTTTTTTACCCGCCAGGCTGTGCGCGCGGCGTCGATTAGCATGGGTTTTGACGAGCTGAGCCAGCGTTTTGCGGAGGTCGCGTCCGAAATGGGCCCGGATGTCCGGTGGCGTTTGTGGGATACTGCGAAGCCGAAGAAGGCCGTGATTTTGGTGTCCAAGGAGGGTCATTGTCTGCATGATTTGTTGGGGCGGGTTGCGCAGAATGATTACCCGATGGATGTGGCTGCGGTGATCGGTAATCATGAGGATTTGCGGCCAATTTCCCAGGCCCACGGCGTGCCTTTCCATTATGTTCCTTTTCCGAAGGATGCGGTGGGTAAACGCAAGGCTTTTGACCAGGTTGCAGACCTTGTGAATGCGGAAAGCCCCGACGCCATTGTTCTTGCGCGTTTCATGCAGATTCTGCCGCCGGATTTGTGCGAAATGTGGGCCGGTAAGGCAATTAATATTCACCACAGTTTCTTGCCGTCGTTTATGGGCGCGCGCCCTTATCACCAGGCTTATCGACGCGGCGTGAAACTCATCGGCGCCACCTGCCATTACGCCACCGAAGACCTCGACGACGGCCCGATCATCGAACAGGACGTCATTCGCATTTCCCACAAAGACACCCCCTCCGATATGCAACGACTCGGCCGCGACGCCGAGAAAATCGTCCTCGCCCGCGGCCTGCGTTTCCACCTCGAAGACCGCGTTCAGGTCTACGGAAACCGAACCGTCATTTTCGACTAA
- a CDS encoding type I polyketide synthase, with amino-acid sequence MNLPSLLPLHAFESPALLFAGQASPWQEALRGAEDPRLLSLLNAAERRVAAYARERASAVPGADARLKDLITNPDASLSVDVDTLPAVSVPGIVLSQVAAVLHLQDAGLDVSKAALIGHSQGSLGVAAAEAIAADTSGKAVEENTALVDVVAFALLMGTAATLRAQELGTHAGDSWMLSVRNVPREAVEGAIAQVKDTELALRNGHTHFVIAGAPAALRQVESLIEQAAEKHNAELDDKRSGGTRVEPLFNELKVSAPFHFTAMQPGADRAAEWASALGLTVSAQALAEDILVKHHDWPAELSALTTSTEITHVLNTEPGHGLARITAKLLDGRGITLVAAGTAADRDKLVTPGTTIPQEDTWERFAPKLVELPDGSVKVVTAFSRLTGYSPILLAGMTPTTVDPDIVAAAANAGFWAELAGGGQYSEEVFTKNRDGLVAQLQPGRAAQFNSMFFDRYMWNLQFGAQRIVSRARAAGTSINGVTVSAGIPELEEAKELIQSLHEDGFPYISFKPGTVEQIRSVLEIAKDNPDAMIIMQVEDGHAGGHHSWVNLDDLLLATYGEIRLQPNVVLCVGGGIGTPEKAAEYLTGSWATQYHAPAMPVDGILVGTAAMTAKEAKTSPQVKKLLKDTPGVDPNDRGGWVGRGESRGGVTSGLSHLHADMYEVDNASAACSRLISSIEPSDEAVAARRDEIIAALNKTAKPYFGDLEEMTYAEWLQRFVDLAYPWTDPTWPDRFFDLLHRVEARLSDVDHGPVVTLFPTLEDAEDGPAAVEKLLSEYPQARELKVGARDAAWFIGLCRKHHKPMPWVPAIDADLARWWGLDTLWQSQDERYSADAVRVIPGPVSVAGIDRIDEPVADLLGRFEQACTDTLSANSTPAKVFARLGEVADGEELLRTAPHIVWHGHLIDNPAYALAPEAVDIIAPTDPTSDVWTIRVLADSVWDDLDPGAKKPYVVTQVDIPVALSGATATGASPVVDHDALPDAVYGLLAAVAGVGSTSAAGDSIDSLPTVEPKEGTTFGVVRDSFTLPATLLTQHTAVSGAGIPLGDLDGEALNAGTADALVGPCWPAIYAALGSAYLPDGYPVIEGLLNAVHLDHCVELLVPLEELANSRTIQVEAQTSPLEESASGRIVTVNLTLTSEGEVVARLVERFAIRGRVTSTQAPSLAPNWGGVDVEIVDTPRHFLRRAVVTAPADMTPFAMVSGDYNPIHTSTNAARLVGLEAPLVHGMWLSATAQHLATAGKRPSRLISWTYSMFGMVQLNDAVDITVERIGRSARGAISAVEVTCRVDGNVVSRGQALLAPPTTAYVYPGQGIQSPGMASGDRSASAAARAVWERADSHTRNELGFSIVQIVDENPTVLRVGETVFRHPKGVLYLTQFTQVALAVVAYGQTERLREAGTIVPGSLYAGHSLGEYTALASLANIFDLEAVIDIVFSRGSAMHSLVERDAAGRSNYRLGALRPNMFGLSDAEVVNYVADIAERTGEFLEIVNFNVAGQQYAVAGTVAGLKALAADAQERGGKRAYVEIPGIDVPFHSRVLRPGVPAFAAKLDSLLPEELDVDALVDRYVPNLVARPFELTRDFAEAILDVVPSEPLKKLLDSGEFERQATGSPAKLARVLMIELLSWQFASPVRWIETQDLLINEAKVEHIVEVGLASAPTLANLAARTLDLAENAGASVRVFNVERDADAVNLADPKSAPVVEEAAPEAEETPAEAVPAEAPAEPAPAAEAAPAPAPAAPTGGSPAGELPFTAADAIMFLFAVQNKVRLDQIAGSDTTETLTNGVSSRRNQLLMDMSTELGVPTIDGAAEADVDTLKARVATAAPGYRAFGPVLSEVVRGRLRTLTGQASQKPAYIRDRVTGAWGLPESWAVHVEAELVLGTRDGESVRGGDAGTLPSDNPSSKAALDALIDAAVTNVAAAHGVSVSLGSGDAAGGGGVVDSAALDAYADTVTGPEGVLAATARTILDQLGHLTPEPAEPETSDTALIDAVEAELDPQWFKMVTPTFDEQRAVLFDDRWASAREDLARLANGADIAVQRFAGTGEVVAKQAAWWAGQTSDKKLAQTLTSVSEIATQEPTEPWVEDVALVTGAAPGSIAGALVEKLLAGGATVIMTASNVNDARKEYARTLYANNASAHAKLWLVPANMSSFRDVDSLVEWIGTEQKVTVGKDVKVTKPALTPTLVFPFAAPRVSGSLADAGPAAENQARLLLWSVERTIAGVADLASRGVGSRVHVVLPGSPNRGTFGGDGAYGEVKAAFDAILAKWTAESVWPDYVSLAQARIGWVAGTNLMGGNDPLVPLVQKHGIHVYTPDEISEELLGLCTPSARTEAAEAPLDADFTGGLADANVSLPELAASLDLTSDSAEAEEKPVTINALPSPAAPKQAGGIDLGKVTTPLEDMVVIVGLGEVSSWGSGRTRTLAEYGIQRDGDVDLTAAGVLELAWMTGLVNWSDDPTPGWYDASGEAVAEEDIYDRFRDEVVARAGIRRFVDDYTLVDEGSIDVATVYLDRDISFTVATEEEAQDYVDADPATTSISPTEDGEWLVHKKRGAQARIPRKATLSRVVGGQLPTDFNPANWGIPGTMIEGLDRIAVWNLVTAVDAFLSAGFTPAELLRIVHPADVASTQGTGIGGMESLHKVFVTRFLGEERPSDILQEALPNVVAAHVMQSLVGGYGSMIHPVGACATAAVSLEEGVDKIKLGKADFVVTGGIDDISVESLTGFGDMNATAESAALAAKGINERFYSRANDRRRAGFVEAEGGGTVLLARGDVAAKLGLPVYAVVAHAQSYADGIHTSIPAPGLGALAAGRGGTNSALARSLNGLGLTPDDVRVVSKHDTSTNANDPNESELHSLLWNALGRDAGNPLFVVSQKTLTGHAKGGAALFQTAGLCHILATGNLPQNASLDCVDPAIEPLAKPLVWLRAPLSLGAGAVKAGVLTSLGFGHVSAVVVLAHPGVFEAALDASGYSADEWRASANARLAAGARRLEEGMVGHVELFSVIDGRRFPAVGAHEAEIALLLDPNARLGEDGIYPSA; translated from the coding sequence CCAGGGCAGCCTGGGCGTGGCCGCAGCGGAGGCCATCGCGGCGGACACCAGCGGTAAGGCCGTGGAGGAGAACACTGCGCTGGTGGATGTGGTGGCGTTTGCCCTGCTGATGGGCACTGCTGCCACCCTGCGCGCGCAGGAATTGGGCACGCACGCGGGGGATTCCTGGATGTTGAGTGTCCGTAATGTGCCGCGCGAGGCTGTTGAGGGCGCCATTGCGCAGGTTAAGGACACGGAATTGGCGCTGCGTAATGGCCACACGCATTTTGTGATTGCGGGTGCGCCTGCGGCATTGCGCCAGGTGGAGAGCCTGATTGAGCAGGCTGCGGAGAAGCATAACGCGGAGCTGGATGATAAGCGTTCGGGCGGTACTCGGGTGGAGCCGCTGTTCAACGAACTCAAGGTTTCCGCGCCGTTCCACTTCACGGCAATGCAGCCCGGTGCGGACCGCGCCGCCGAGTGGGCCTCCGCGCTTGGTTTGACGGTATCCGCCCAGGCCCTTGCCGAAGACATTCTGGTCAAGCACCACGATTGGCCCGCAGAGTTGTCGGCGCTGACCACCAGCACCGAGATCACCCATGTGCTAAACACCGAGCCGGGTCACGGCCTGGCCCGCATCACCGCCAAGCTTCTCGACGGCCGCGGCATCACCCTCGTTGCCGCTGGTACCGCTGCAGATCGCGACAAGCTGGTCACTCCCGGTACCACCATCCCGCAGGAGGACACCTGGGAGCGGTTCGCCCCGAAGCTGGTGGAGTTGCCGGACGGCAGCGTGAAGGTTGTCACCGCGTTTAGCCGCCTGACCGGCTACTCCCCGATCCTGCTGGCGGGCATGACCCCCACCACCGTGGACCCGGATATTGTCGCAGCAGCCGCTAACGCTGGTTTCTGGGCCGAGTTGGCCGGTGGTGGCCAGTATTCGGAGGAAGTGTTCACCAAGAATCGTGACGGCTTGGTGGCCCAGCTGCAACCGGGCCGCGCAGCGCAGTTCAACTCCATGTTCTTCGACCGCTACATGTGGAACCTGCAGTTTGGCGCGCAGCGTATTGTTTCGCGCGCCCGCGCCGCAGGCACCTCCATCAACGGCGTGACCGTGTCCGCCGGTATCCCCGAGTTGGAGGAAGCTAAGGAGCTGATCCAGAGCCTGCACGAGGATGGCTTCCCCTACATCAGCTTCAAGCCGGGCACCGTGGAGCAGATTCGTTCTGTCTTGGAGATCGCCAAGGACAACCCAGATGCCATGATCATCATGCAGGTGGAGGACGGCCACGCTGGCGGCCACCATTCCTGGGTGAACCTGGATGACCTGTTGCTGGCCACCTACGGCGAAATCCGCCTTCAGCCGAACGTGGTGCTGTGTGTGGGCGGTGGCATTGGCACCCCGGAGAAGGCCGCGGAATACCTGACGGGTTCCTGGGCTACCCAGTACCACGCCCCCGCCATGCCCGTGGACGGCATTTTGGTGGGCACCGCAGCCATGACCGCCAAGGAGGCAAAGACGTCTCCGCAGGTCAAGAAGCTGCTCAAGGACACCCCTGGTGTGGATCCCAACGATCGCGGCGGCTGGGTCGGCCGCGGCGAGTCCCGTGGTGGCGTGACCTCCGGCCTATCGCACCTGCACGCGGACATGTACGAGGTGGATAACGCCTCCGCCGCGTGTTCCCGCCTGATTTCCTCCATTGAGCCCAGCGACGAGGCCGTGGCTGCCCGGCGCGATGAGATTATTGCCGCGCTGAATAAGACGGCGAAGCCGTATTTCGGTGATCTGGAGGAGATGACCTACGCCGAGTGGCTGCAGCGTTTTGTGGATTTGGCGTACCCCTGGACGGACCCGACCTGGCCGGATCGCTTCTTTGATCTGCTGCACCGTGTGGAGGCCCGCCTGTCGGATGTGGATCACGGCCCGGTGGTCACTTTGTTCCCCACCCTGGAGGATGCGGAGGATGGTCCGGCGGCCGTCGAGAAGCTGCTGTCGGAGTACCCGCAGGCCCGCGAGCTGAAGGTGGGTGCCCGCGACGCTGCGTGGTTTATTGGCCTGTGCCGCAAGCACCACAAGCCGATGCCGTGGGTGCCCGCCATTGATGCGGACCTGGCACGCTGGTGGGGCTTGGATACCCTGTGGCAGTCTCAGGACGAGCGCTACTCCGCTGATGCTGTGCGCGTGATCCCGGGCCCGGTGTCGGTGGCCGGTATTGATCGTATCGACGAGCCGGTGGCTGATCTGCTGGGTCGTTTTGAGCAGGCATGCACAGACACCCTCAGTGCGAACAGCACACCCGCGAAGGTGTTTGCCCGCCTGGGCGAGGTCGCCGACGGCGAGGAGCTGCTGCGCACCGCACCGCATATTGTGTGGCATGGCCATTTGATTGATAACCCGGCGTATGCGCTGGCACCGGAGGCCGTGGACATCATCGCCCCCACCGATCCCACCAGCGACGTGTGGACCATCCGCGTGCTGGCCGATTCCGTGTGGGACGACCTGGACCCCGGCGCGAAGAAGCCCTATGTGGTCACCCAGGTGGATATTCCGGTGGCGTTGTCCGGGGCCACGGCCACGGGCGCATCCCCAGTGGTGGATCACGACGCCCTGCCGGACGCCGTGTATGGCCTGCTGGCCGCCGTCGCGGGCGTGGGTTCCACCTCCGCTGCGGGCGACAGCATTGATTCCCTGCCCACGGTGGAGCCTAAGGAAGGCACCACGTTTGGCGTGGTGCGGGATTCCTTCACCCTGCCCGCAACCCTGCTCACGCAGCACACCGCCGTGTCGGGCGCGGGCATTCCGTTGGGCGACCTGGATGGGGAGGCACTAAACGCAGGCACCGCCGATGCGCTGGTGGGTCCCTGCTGGCCCGCCATCTACGCCGCCCTGGGTTCTGCGTACCTGCCCGACGGCTATCCGGTGATTGAGGGCCTGCTCAATGCCGTGCACCTAGATCACTGCGTGGAGCTGCTGGTTCCGCTGGAGGAGCTGGCCAATTCCCGCACCATCCAGGTGGAGGCCCAAACCTCCCCGCTGGAGGAATCCGCATCGGGACGCATTGTCACCGTCAACCTGACTCTCACCTCCGAGGGTGAGGTTGTCGCCCGGCTTGTGGAGCGTTTTGCCATCCGCGGCCGCGTGACCAGCACTCAGGCACCGTCGCTGGCACCCAACTGGGGTGGAGTCGACGTAGAGATTGTGGACACTCCGCGCCACTTCCTGCGCCGCGCCGTGGTCACCGCGCCCGCCGACATGACCCCATTTGCTATGGTGTCCGGCGACTACAACCCGATCCACACCTCCACCAACGCCGCCCGTCTCGTGGGCCTGGAGGCTCCCCTGGTGCACGGCATGTGGCTGTCGGCCACCGCGCAGCACCTGGCTACCGCTGGTAAGCGCCCCTCCCGTCTCATCAGCTGGACCTACTCCATGTTCGGCATGGTGCAGCTTAACGACGCCGTGGACATCACCGTCGAACGCATCGGCCGCTCCGCCCGCGGCGCCATCTCTGCCGTGGAGGTTACCTGCCGCGTGGACGGCAACGTGGTGTCCCGCGGCCAGGCGCTGCTTGCACCGCCCACCACCGCCTACGTGTACCCGGGCCAGGGCATCCAAAGCCCCGGCATGGCTTCGGGCGACCGTTCCGCCTCCGCTGCTGCCCGCGCTGTGTGGGAGCGCGCCGATTCCCACACCCGCAACGAACTCGGATTCTCCATCGTGCAGATCGTGGACGAGAACCCGACCGTCCTGCGCGTGGGCGAAACCGTGTTCCGCCACCCCAAGGGCGTGCTGTACCTGACGCAGTTCACGCAGGTGGCTCTGGCCGTGGTGGCCTACGGCCAAACCGAACGCCTCCGCGAAGCAGGCACCATTGTGCCCGGCTCCCTCTACGCGGGACACTCCCTGGGCGAGTACACGGCACTGGCCTCGCTGGCCAACATCTTCGACCTGGAAGCCGTGATCGACATCGTGTTCTCCCGCGGCTCCGCCATGCACTCCCTGGTTGAGCGCGATGCCGCTGGACGCTCCAACTACCGCCTGGGCGCGCTGCGCCCCAATATGTTCGGGCTGAGTGACGCGGAAGTCGTGAACTACGTTGCTGACATCGCCGAGCGCACCGGGGAGTTCCTGGAGATTGTGAACTTCAACGTGGCTGGCCAGCAGTATGCCGTGGCCGGCACGGTCGCCGGCCTGAAGGCCCTGGCTGCGGACGCCCAGGAGCGCGGCGGAAAGCGCGCCTACGTGGAAATCCCCGGCATTGACGTGCCCTTCCACTCCCGCGTTCTGCGCCCCGGAGTCCCGGCGTTTGCCGCCAAGCTGGATTCACTGCTGCCAGAAGAACTGGATGTGGACGCCCTGGTCGACCGCTACGTGCCGAACCTGGTGGCTCGCCCCTTCGAGCTGACCCGCGACTTCGCCGAAGCAATTCTGGATGTTGTTCCCTCCGAACCGCTGAAGAAACTGCTGGATAGCGGCGAGTTTGAACGCCAGGCCACCGGCTCCCCCGCCAAGCTTGCCCGCGTGCTCATGATTGAGCTGTTGAGCTGGCAGTTCGCCTCCCCGGTCCGCTGGATTGAGACGCAGGATCTACTGATCAACGAGGCGAAGGTGGAGCACATTGTGGAGGTTGGTTTGGCCTCTGCACCCACGCTGGCCAACCTGGCCGCCCGCACCCTGGATCTTGCGGAGAACGCTGGCGCATCGGTGCGCGTGTTCAACGTCGAGCGCGACGCGGATGCCGTGAACCTGGCCGATCCAAAGTCCGCTCCGGTGGTGGAGGAAGCCGCCCCCGAGGCCGAGGAAACACCTGCTGAGGCAGTTCCGGCCGAGGCACCCGCTGAGCCTGCACCCGCCGCTGAGGCTGCTCCGGCACCCGCTCCCGCCGCACCGACGGGTGGCTCTCCCGCTGGTGAGCTGCCGTTTACCGCTGCGGATGCGATCATGTTCCTGTTTGCGGTGCAGAACAAGGTGCGCCTGGACCAGATCGCGGGTAGCGACACCACAGAAACCCTCACCAATGGCGTATCCTCCCGCCGTAACCAGCTGCTCATGGACATGTCCACCGAGCTGGGTGTGCCCACCATTGACGGTGCGGCAGAGGCGGACGTCGATACGCTGAAGGCCCGCGTGGCCACCGCCGCCCCCGGCTACCGTGCGTTCGGCCCGGTGCTGTCGGAGGTTGTGCGCGGTCGCCTGCGTACCCTGACCGGCCAGGCGTCGCAAAAGCCCGCCTACATTCGTGACCGCGTGACCGGCGCTTGGGGCCTGCCTGAGTCGTGGGCGGTGCACGTGGAGGCCGAGCTGGTGCTGGGCACCCGCGACGGCGAGTCCGTGCGCGGCGGCGATGCCGGTACCCTGCCCTCCGACAATCCCTCCTCCAAGGCTGCCCTGGATGCGCTTATCGACGCCGCAGTGACCAACGTCGCTGCCGCACACGGCGTGTCCGTCTCCCTGGGGAGCGGTGATGCTGCCGGTGGCGGCGGCGTGGTTGATTCTGCTGCTCTGGATGCCTACGCCGATACCGTCACCGGCCCGGAAGGTGTGCTCGCTGCTACGGCGCGCACCATCCTGGACCAGCTGGGGCACCTCACCCCCGAACCTGCGGAACCCGAAACCTCCGACACCGCCCTCATCGACGCGGTGGAGGCCGAGCTGGATCCGCAATGGTTCAAGATGGTCACCCCCACCTTCGACGAACAGCGCGCCGTGCTTTTCGACGACCGCTGGGCCAGCGCCCGCGAAGACCTCGCCCGCCTAGCAAACGGCGCCGACATTGCCGTGCAGCGTTTCGCCGGAACCGGTGAGGTTGTAGCAAAACAGGCCGCATGGTGGGCTGGACAGACCTCCGACAAGAAACTGGCTCAGACCCTTACCTCGGTGTCCGAGATTGCCACCCAAGAGCCCACCGAGCCGTGGGTCGAGGATGTTGCCCTGGTCACCGGCGCAGCCCCCGGCTCCATCGCCGGTGCGTTGGTAGAGAAACTGCTGGCAGGCGGCGCAACCGTCATCATGACGGCCTCCAACGTCAACGATGCCCGCAAGGAATACGCCCGCACCCTCTACGCCAACAACGCTTCCGCCCACGCGAAGCTGTGGCTGGTGCCCGCCAACATGTCCTCCTTCCGTGACGTGGATTCCCTGGTGGAGTGGATTGGCACCGAGCAGAAAGTCACTGTGGGTAAAGACGTGAAGGTCACCAAGCCTGCGTTGACCCCCACCTTGGTATTCCCCTTCGCCGCACCCCGCGTGTCCGGCAGCCTGGCCGATGCCGGCCCCGCCGCAGAAAACCAGGCACGCCTGCTGCTGTGGAGCGTGGAACGCACCATCGCTGGTGTCGCAGATCTTGCCTCCCGAGGCGTTGGTTCCCGCGTGCACGTGGTGCTGCCCGGTTCCCCGAACCGCGGCACCTTCGGCGGCGACGGCGCCTACGGCGAAGTCAAGGCAGCCTTCGATGCCATCCTGGCGAAATGGACCGCTGAAAGCGTCTGGCCGGACTACGTGTCCCTCGCCCAGGCCCGCATCGGCTGGGTGGCTGGTACTAACCTGATGGGTGGCAACGACCCGCTGGTGCCGCTGGTGCAGAAGCACGGCATCCACGTGTACACACCCGACGAAATCTCTGAGGAACTCCTGGGACTGTGCACACCGTCGGCACGCACCGAGGCAGCCGAAGCACCCCTGGATGCGGACTTCACCGGTGGGCTCGCCGACGCCAACGTGTCCCTGCCGGAACTGGCCGCATCGCTGGACCTGACTTCAGACAGTGCAGAGGCCGAAGAGAAGCCCGTCACCATCAACGCGCTGCCCTCCCCCGCCGCACCGAAACAGGCAGGCGGCATTGACCTGGGTAAAGTCACCACGCCGCTGGAAGACATGGTGGTTATTGTCGGCCTGGGCGAAGTCTCCTCCTGGGGCTCCGGCCGCACCCGCACCCTCGCGGAATACGGCATCCAACGCGACGGCGACGTTGACCTCACCGCCGCCGGTGTGCTGGAACTCGCCTGGATGACCGGCCTGGTCAACTGGTCCGACGACCCCACACCCGGCTGGTACGACGCCTCCGGCGAAGCCGTCGCCGAGGAAGACATCTACGACCGCTTCCGCGACGAAGTGGTTGCCCGCGCCGGTATCCGCCGCTTCGTGGACGACTACACCCTGGTTGACGAAGGCTCCATCGACGTAGCCACCGTCTACCTCGACCGCGATATCTCCTTCACCGTGGCCACCGAGGAAGAAGCCCAGGACTACGTGGACGCCGACCCGGCAACCACCAGCATCAGCCCCACCGAAGACGGCGAATGGTTGGTGCACAAGAAGCGTGGCGCCCAGGCGCGCATCCCGCGCAAAGCCACCCTCAGCCGCGTTGTTGGTGGTCAGCTGCCCACCGACTTCAACCCCGCCAACTGGGGCATCCCCGGCACCATGATCGAAGGTCTCGACCGCATCGCCGTGTGGAACCTTGTCACCGCCGTTGATGCGTTCCTCAGCGCAGGCTTCACCCCCGCCGAACTGCTCCGCATCGTCCACCCGGCCGATGTCGCCTCCACCCAGGGCACCGGTATTGGTGGCATGGAATCCCTGCACAAGGTCTTCGTCACCCGATTCCTCGGCGAAGAACGACCCAGCGACATCCTGCAGGAAGCCCTGCCCAACGTGGTGGCCGCACACGTCATGCAGTCCCTCGTCGGCGGCTACGGATCCATGATCCACCCCGTCGGTGCCTGCGCCACCGCAGCCGTGTCCCTGGAAGAAGGCGTGGACAAGATCAAGCTCGGCAAAGCCGACTTCGTGGTCACCGGCGGTATTGACGACATCAGCGTCGAATCCCTCACCGGATTCGGCGACATGAACGCCACCGCCGAATCCGCAGCACTCGCGGCCAAGGGCATCAACGAGCGTTTCTACTCACGCGCCAACGACCGCCGCCGTGCAGGCTTCGTCGAAGCCGAAGGCGGAGGCACCGTCCTCCTCGCGCGTGGTGACGTCGCCGCCAAGCTCGGACTGCCTGTCTACGCTGTGGTTGCCCACGCACAGTCCTACGCCGACGGCATCCACACCTCCATCCCTGCTCCGGGACTCGGTGCACTTGCCGCCGGACGAGGAGGAACCAACTCCGCGTTGGCCCGCTCGTTGAACGGTCTTGGCCTCACCCCCGACGACGTGCGCGTAGTGAGCAAGCACGACACGTCCACCAACGCCAACGACCCCAACGAGTCCGAACTCCACAGCCTGCTGTGGAATGCCCTGGGACGCGACGCCGGAAACCCGCTGTTCGTGGTCTCCCAGAAGACCCTCACCGGACACGCCAAGGGTGGCGCTGCGCTCTTCCAAACCGCAGGACTCTGCCACATCCTGGCCACCGGCAACCTGCCGCAAAACGCATCCCTCGACTGCGTTGACCCTGCCATCGAGCCGCTGGCCAAGCCCCTGGTCTGGCTACGCGCTCCCCTCTCTCTGGGTGCCGGCGCAGTGAAGGCAGGCGTGCTCACCTCGCTGGGCTTCGGCCACGTGTCCGCTGTGGTGGTGCTTGCACACCCCGGTGTGTTCGAAGCTGCACTTGACGCCTCTGGCTACTCTGCGGACGAATGGCGAGCATCCGCTAATGCGCGGTTGGCCGCCGGTGCCCGACGCCTCGAGGAAGGCATGGTCGGACACGTTGAACTCTTCAGCGTGATCGACGGACGCCGCTTCCCCGCCGTCGGAGCACACGAAGCAGAAATCGCCCTGCTTCTCGACCCCAACGCCCGCCTCGGCGAAGACGGAATCTACCCGTCGGCGTAG